A genomic window from Thermodesulfobacteriota bacterium includes:
- a CDS encoding GNAT family protein yields MRGHFRLRVDDTSELELLNQDHAEELFDLIEQNRAFLKEWLPWLDNNRYFQNTIDFIRIAQMQYENNETAQFTLTYKGSIAGVIGFHRIDWQNRATCIGYWIGEQFQGKGLVTRACSKVLDYSFGRMGLNRIEIRCATENKRSRAIPQRLGFREEGLIRDAEWLYDHYVDHIVYGMLEPDWVSSEKLMINT; encoded by the coding sequence ATGCGTGGACATTTTAGGCTTAGAGTAGATGATACTAGCGAGCTTGAACTTTTAAACCAGGACCACGCGGAGGAGCTCTTTGATTTGATTGAACAAAATAGAGCTTTTCTAAAAGAGTGGCTGCCCTGGCTAGATAACAACCGCTATTTCCAAAACACCATAGATTTCATCAGAATTGCGCAGATGCAGTATGAGAACAATGAGACTGCTCAGTTCACTCTGACTTATAAGGGCTCCATAGCAGGGGTAATAGGTTTTCACCGAATCGACTGGCAAAACCGGGCTACCTGTATTGGCTACTGGATTGGTGAGCAGTTTCAGGGAAAGGGACTGGTCACCAGAGCATGCTCTAAGGTATTGGATTATTCCTTTGGACGTATGGGGCTTAACAGGATTGAGATCAGGTGCGCAACAGAAAATAAAAGAAGCAGAGCCATACCACAGCGGCTTGGTTTCCGCGAAGAAGGCCTAATCCGCGACGCAGAGTGGCTCTACGATCATTACGTGGACCATATTGTATACGGCATGCTTGAGCCGGACTGGGTAAGTAGTGAAAAGCTTATGATAAATACTTAA
- a CDS encoding DNA alkylation repair protein, translating to MDLLKTTLSDINTDLEQNADTQYRDKIGEYFSMDVENYLGVRIPLVRKIGNKYYKNIKNLDLDRIIQFCETLLSTKIYEHKVIAFQYMYKQKKHYRKKDFKLLEGWLKTYVDDWSDCDDLCTHSLGYFVYADPEHIPKLKKWAVSKNRWLRRASAVTLIYSIRRGQHL from the coding sequence ATGGACCTTCTCAAAACGACACTCTCAGATATAAACACAGATTTGGAACAAAACGCTGATACTCAGTACAGAGACAAGATTGGTGAGTATTTTAGTATGGATGTTGAGAACTACCTTGGAGTTAGAATTCCACTAGTAAGAAAGATCGGTAATAAGTACTACAAGAACATTAAGAATCTTGACCTTGATAGGATTATCCAGTTTTGCGAAACACTATTAAGTACTAAAATTTATGAGCACAAAGTAATAGCTTTTCAGTATATGTATAAACAAAAAAAACACTATAGAAAAAAGGACTTTAAATTACTTGAGGGATGGCTTAAAACATATGTGGATGATTGGAGCGACTGCGATGATTTATGTACTCATTCGCTTGGCTATTTCGTATACGCCGATCCAGAGCATATTCCAAAGCTCAAGAAATGGGCGGTCTCAAAAAACAGATGGCTAAGAAGAGCCTCGGCCGTTACTTTGATCTACTCGATTAGACGAGGGCAGCATCTTG